The following are encoded together in the Onychostoma macrolepis isolate SWU-2019 chromosome 03, ASM1243209v1, whole genome shotgun sequence genome:
- the LOC131537207 gene encoding C-type lectin domain family 17, member A-like, translating to MSTIVSGTTTNSVSDDIYDNAFGTETEGMEMTVDIYESVDHVRDHDFRTETKIHQPLQRTGSDSERIRSSRAAVVCFVLLCVLLLTAVIMLCVYIHTNNTNYTNYTQETNQLLTNITNLTEERDNLRTNITNLTEERDNLRTNITNLTEERDNLRTNITNLTEERDKHANLLNKRDQLINQLPILGKDDGWIYYQFSFYYMSNETKNWNDSRQDCKKRRADLIIINNREEQDFVMKITDKREFWIGVTDVDEEGRWRWVDGSTMTSGFWASSGEIKEPKGGRLENCAVTYLKKIPGVLGWHDVKCNDAYQWICEKSILPLIQS from the exons ATGTCCACTATAGTTTCAGGCACCACGACAAACAGTGTGTCTGATGATATTTATGACAATGCCTTCGGGACAGAGACTGAGGGAATGGAGATGACGGTGGATATCTATGAGAGTGTAGATCATGTGAGAGATCATGACTTCAGGACAGAGACAAAGATACATCAACCACTTCAGCGTACAG GAAGTGATTCAGAGAGGATCAGAAGCTCCAGAGcagctgtagtgtgttttgttCTGCTGTGTGTTCTTCTGCTGACTGCAGTCATAATGCTGTGTGTCTACATccatacaaacaacacaaactACACAAACTACACACAAGAGACAAACCAGCTACTAACCAACATCACCAACCTCACAGAAGAAAGAGACAATCTACGAACCAACATCACCAACCTCACAGAAGAAAGAGACAATCTACGAACCAACATCACCAACCTCACAGAAGAAAGAGACAATCTACGAACCAACATCACCAACCTCACAGAAGAAAGAGATAAACATGCAAATCTGTTGAACAAGAGAGACCAGCTAATAAATCAGCTTCCAATTCTTGGTAAAGATG ATGGATGGATTTACTATCAATTCAGTTTTTACTACATGTCCAATGAGACAAAGAACTGGAATGATAGCAGACAAGACTGTAAAAAGAGAAGAGCAGATCTGatcatcataaacaacagaGAGGAACAA GATTTTGTTATGAAAATTACTGATAAAAGAGAATTCTGGATTGGTGTGACTGATGTTGATGAAGAGGGCAGATGGAGATGGGTTGATGGCAGCACAATGACCTCTGG GTTCTGGGCATCCAGTGGAGAAATAAAAGAGCCAAAAGGAGGACGTTTAGAGAACTGTGCTgtgacttatttaaaaaagatcCCTGGTGTTTTAGGGTGGCATGATGTTAAATGTAATGATGCTTATCAATGGATCTGTGAGAAGAGTATTTTACCTCTCATACAGTCctag